The nucleotide window TTCGTGGCCTTCGCCCTGCGCCATGAAGAGTTTAAGAGGCTGAACGTAGAGCTGATAGGGCTTAGCGTCGATCAAAGCTACTCTCACATTAAGTGGGTCGAGTGGATCGAGAAGACGCTCAAGGTAAAAATACCCTTCCCCATAATAGCCGACCCGGCGGGACAAGTCTCTCAAGCGCTAGGGATGCTTCACGCTCAGAGCGGTACGAGGACTGTTAGAGCGGTTTTCATAGTCGACCCTAACGGCATCATAAGGGCAGTCCTCTACTACCCACTCGAGCTAGGTAGGAACATAAACGAGATCCTGAGGATGATTAAGGCCCTCCAGGTCGGCGGCGCCATGAAGAGGGCGGTCCCAGCCAACTGGCCAGAGAACGAGGTCATCGGGAGCTCGGTGATAGTGCCTCCAGCCTCCACTGTAGCAGAGGCTGAGGATAGGCCTAAGAAGTTTAAGTGCTTCGACTGGTGGTTCTGCTACGACGAAGCCGTGAAGCCGGAGGACGTGGAGGAGGCTAAGAAGCTCCTGTACTTAAAGAAGGGGCTGCCTAAGTAGGCCCCCGCCCTCCTATTTTCT belongs to Candidatus Nezhaarchaeota archaeon and includes:
- a CDS encoding peroxiredoxin, with the protein product MPISSPSIGEKFPEMLVETTHGPVRLPGDYAGKWFVLFSHPADFTPVCTTEFVAFALRHEEFKRLNVELIGLSVDQSYSHIKWVEWIEKTLKVKIPFPIIADPAGQVSQALGMLHAQSGTRTVRAVFIVDPNGIIRAVLYYPLELGRNINEILRMIKALQVGGAMKRAVPANWPENEVIGSSVIVPPASTVAEAEDRPKKFKCFDWWFCYDEAVKPEDVEEAKKLLYLKKGLPK